A genomic region of Anopheles coustani chromosome 3, idAnoCousDA_361_x.2, whole genome shotgun sequence contains the following coding sequences:
- the LOC131272705 gene encoding polycomb protein Scm, whose amino-acid sequence MSAAVKSESPATEKTTNSTSSKETASSGTAEADKKVSFSNISPKSEFPDRNSGSNSSPTSSSTTANSRPSKRLSGGNNASNPATSAGGGSHGSSTDRGSSGNNGVPVGIPCAWCLEVKHPLKYVLPTQNGKKEFCSETCISDYRKAYIKGACIQCDNVIRANGPKPKFCSTFCLKKHQKKGTAGLTHPLAGEGSYRAANGTNSHNNNNSSSHNNNNNNNGSSNGSSGRKSNGGGNTSPGRVSGSASDGTPSGTRVSPVTTTQAGAFQYESFHVFDWTEYLRETGSVPAPAECFKQAIAPPKNEFKISMKLEALDPRNITSTCIATVVGVLGSRLRLRLDGGDNKNDFWRLVDSNEIHPIGHCEDSGEMLKPPLGFRLNASSWPTFLSKTLNGAVMAPSYIFVPEPPTPKCNLFQVGQKLEAVDKKNPQLICCATVNEVKDDLIHVTFDGWRGAFDYWCRYDSRDIFPVGWCAKSCHPMQPPGQKNKLDGSGHRSKQSRTSFAMVSEAPDTMQPAVLVTAHFHSGCRGGPLINSSKLPSMMTAPNHQTLAKLCLQEVLAASRDHSQLSPLLFGLEGDVHIVTAAGKNFTVKIPSYIKQKGNAGVSEFLDTLCVTCQACPRLITLEPGPEQCEECLILSPPLKRQIKTEPRATAAASPPPTTASSPKASATGRSTSDESTKKERDPYRSPSPKRKASGGGDQKVSIGSDDSSTTASSTKARERDEPSSSSTAHSKSNSKDRGQSDGKSSRTEASATNKSSSSGSQTSNSHGKPSSLSGAAAATKTTSQGTSTSTGIVKVEAQSGNVADVGAAQATAAVAATSSIAVPAAAAAAVPYHPAPVVPLMGTSTSSQLPPGACTLGPAMAMTSVPGSLLPVVASTSSPYQAVATAPGAPTCASTGAGYHHLTGAPSVPSAAVAFVPQTIVPQMPRGQTTDWTIEDVIQFIAVQDPALAIHADLFRKHEIDGKALLLLNSDMMMKYMGLKLGPALKICNLVSRVKGRRHNLSSL is encoded by the exons ATGTCCGCTGCTGTTAAAAGCGAAAGCCCCGCCACGGagaaaaccacaaacagcaccagcagcaaagAGACCGCTTCCTCGGGTACCGCCGAGGCCGACAAAAAGGTATCGTTTAGCAACATATCCCCAAAGTCGGAGTTCCCCGATCGGAACAGTGGAAGCAACAGTAGCCCCACATCGTCATCGACAACAGCGAACAGTAGACCTTCGAAACGGCTGTCCGGTGGAAACAATGCCAGCAATCCCGCGACCAGTGCTGGGGGCGGAAGTCACGGTTCGTCAACCGATCGAGGATCCTCCGGGAACAACGGTGTGCCCGTGGGGATACCGTGTGCCTGGTGCCTGGAGGTGAAACATCCGCTCAAGTATGTCCTACCGACGCAGAACGGCAAAAAGGAGTTTTGCTCCGAAACGTGCATCTCTGATTACCGGAAGGCGTACATCAAGGGCGCCTGTATACAGTGCGATAACGTTATCCGAGCGAACGGACCGAAACCGAAGTTCTGCTCTACGTTCTGCCTAAAGAAACACCAGAAGAAGGGAACCGCAGGCCTAACCCATCCGTTGGCGGGCGAGGGTTCCTACCGGGCCGCAAACGGCACCAACAGccataacaataacaacagcagcagtcataataataataataacaacaacggAAGCTCCAACGGGAGCAGTGGGCGGAAGAGTAACGGTGGCGGAAACACTTCCCCGGGGCGTGTTAGTGGCAGTGCATCCGATGGCACCCCGTCGGGAACGCGCGTTAGTCCCGTCACGACCACCCAGGCCGGGGCGTTTCAGTACGAAAGCTTCCACGTGTTCGATTGGACGGAGTACCTGCGTGAAACGGGTAGCGTTCCGGCGCCGGCGGAATGTTTTAAGCAAGCGATCGCGCCGCCGAAGAACGAGTTCAAAATTAGTATGAAGCTGGAGGCGCTCGATCCGCGCAATATCACCTCGACCTGCATCGCCACTGTGGTGGGAGTGCTCGGTTCCCGGTTACGGCTCCGGTTGGACGGTGGAGACAACAAGAACGATTTCTGGCGGTTGGTGGACTCGAACGAAATCCACCCGATCGGGCACTGCGAGGATTCGGGCGAGATGCTAAAGCCACCGCTTGGGTTCCGCCTGAACGCGAGCAGCTGGCCAACGTTCCTGTCGAAAACGTTGAATGGTGCGGTAATGGCTCCGAGCTACATCTTCGTACCGGAACCGCCGACACCGAAGTGCAATCTTTTCCAGGTCGGCCAGAAGCTGGAAGCGGTCGACAAGAAGAACCCGCAGCTAATCTGCTGCGCCACCGTGAACGAGGTGAAGGATGACCTGATTCACGTCACTTTCGATGGATGGCGCGGTGCGTTCGACTACTGGTGTCGGtacgattcgcgcgacatttTCCCCGTCGGCTGGTGCGCCAAGAGTTGCCATCCGATGCAACCACCCgggcagaaaaacaaactcgacGGTAGCGGGCACCGGTCCAAGCAGAGCCGGACATCGTTCGCGATGGTCTCGGAAGCCCCGGACACGATGCAACCGGCCGTACTGGTGACGGCACACTTTCACAGCGGATGTCGCGGTGGTCCGCTCATCAACAGCTCCAAGCTGCCCTCGATGATGACCGCCCCGAACCATCAGACGCTGGCAAAGCTGTGCCTGCAGGAAGTGTTGGCCGCATCGCGCGACCATTCACAACTGTCCCCGCTACTATTCGGCCTCGAGGGCGATGTGCACATCGTAACGGCTGCGGGGAAAAATTTCACCGTCAAAATCCCTTCCTACATCAAGCAGAAGGGAAACGCGGGGGTTTCCGAGTTCCTGGACACTCTGTGCGTCACCTGTCAGGCCTGCCCGCGGCTGATCACCCTCGAACCCGGTCCGGAACAGTGCGAAGAGTGTTTGATACTATCGCCGCCGCTCAAGCGACAAATTAAAACGGAACCACGCGCAACCGCCGCCGCGAGTCCCCCGCCGACGACCGCCTCGTCGCCGAAAGCGTCCGCCACGGGACGATCCACCTCGGATGAGTCgacaaagaaagaaagagaccCGTACCGGAGTCCATCGCCGAAGCGGAAAGCAAGCGGCGGTGGCGATCAGAAGGTATCCATTGGATCCGACGACTCCAGCACGACCGCATCTAGTACGAAGGCACGGGAACGAGATGAGCCAAGCTCATCGTCGACGGCACATTCAAAGTCCAACTCTAAGGATCGGGGGCAGAGTGATGGCAAAAGCAGCAGGACAGAGGCTTCCG CAACTAATAAATCTTCATCATCGGGCTCGCAAACAAGTAATAGTCACGGCAAGCCGTCATCACTTTCGggagctgcagcagcaaccaAAACGACAAGCCAAGGAACGTCAACGTCCACCGGCATCGTCAAAGTGGAAGCGCAAAGTGGAAACGTGGCGGACGTTGGGGCTGCCCAGGCAACGGCAGCCGTTGCCGCAACGTCCTCGATAGCCGTCCCAGCGGCCGCGGCTGCAGCCGTCCCGTACCATCCGGCACCGGTAGTTCCTCTGATGGGCACCAGCACTAGCTCGCAGCTGCCCCCAGGTGCATGCACTCTCGGACCGGCCATGGCGATGACGTCCGTTCCGGGCTCACTGCTGCCGGTGGTCGCATCTACATCGTCACCGTACCAAGCGGTGGCCACGGCACCCGGTGCACCCACCTGCGCAAGCACCGGCGCTGGCTATCATCATCTGACCGGGGCACCATCTGTGCCGTCCGCAGCGGTTGCCTTCGTGCCGCAAACCATCGTCCCGCAGATGCCCCGCGGCCAGACGACCGACTGGACGATCGAGGATGTGATACAGTTCATCGCCGTGCAAGATCCTGCCCTTGCCATCCATGCCGATCTCTTTCGGAAGCAT GAAATCGACGGCAAAGCACTGCTTCTGCTTAACAGTGACATGATGATGAAGTACATGGGGCTTAAGCTGGGACCGGCGCTTAAAATCTGCAATCTGGTCAGCCGCGTCAAAGGCCGACGACATAATTTATCTTCCCTGTAA